The nucleotide sequence GGCGATCAATTACGAGCAGCTAATCGTAATGAATCATACTGACGTTGATGGCAAGACTAAGGTTGTTCAGACCTGGGCTGGCTTGCTGCCTTATGGTGGTGTGACTAAAGGTGGTCAGGCGATCATTGGCAACACGCTTGCTGATGAAGGTACTGCGCGTCAGCTGGATGGTGGTGAGATCATTGAGAAAGACTCAACTCCATCATTCCACCTGGCCTGGGAAATTTATGAGGGTGAGAAACCTCAAGACCTTGCCAATATTTATGCGATGTACGACAAGTACACCGCGTATTACTCTTACACTGCCGTTGGTGGAGATTCTGAGCTTGTTAGCGTTGAGAACACTTATGCTGATGGTTTACATATCACTGGTGGTAAAGCACTAACCCACGCTAACCATAGCACGACTAAGCACCACAAATTTGTTGATAAGGCGTTCGGTTCAAAATCTCTGGTTCGTCAAAAAGCTGCTGATGAGTTCATGAAAAAAGCTTCGATCAATACCACCAAAGAAGAAGCTTTTGCATTTGCTAAGACTGAACCGTTATGGAAAGGTCGCGGTGACATGATGGGTACAGTAACGACAACTCACTTCCGTGTGAATGGCAAAAAAGTTGATCTGTATATGCGTACTGATGATGACCACAAAGAAGTTCACATTTCAAACTACTAGGAGCCAGTAGGACAGCTTTAAGTCCGACAGGCTCCTGATGCACCGATCCATTGCATTTTACTTGTAGGTTTGAACGATCCCCAACACGGTAGCTCAATGTTATTCACCGTGTTGGGATTTACCCGGATGGTACAAGCACTTTGAAGCGGTCAACGATCATTGGCCACATAGACGAAATGGGCAAGAGCAACCCGAAAGTGGCTTTACCGCACCATGTGCAGAAAGTGCAGGTGCTTTTCATACTGGCTGACAATATCAGCAATGACCTGCTCTTTATTCCAGCCCATAATGTCATAATCCTGCCCACCTTCCCTGAGGAACACTTCTGCACGGAAGTATTTACGCTCTTCCTCGTCTTCTTCATCCAGAACAAAACTTGGCTGCAGGTAGGCTCTTGGAAATACCTGGTAGCTGAAATCGGTTTCCTCACCATGCAGGATATTCAGGGTCGGTGCGCTGGATTCCTGATCCAGCTCAACCGATGTATTGATCCCCTGGCTGATCAGCTCGCCAGCAACGGCTTCCATGGCAGGGATAACGACATCTTCACTAAAGCGATTGACATGAGCCCGGCGCGGGAAATGAACCAGGTTGTTAATGCGGGTTTGCCAGGATACGGATTTCTGCGACATAACGGGAGCCAGGTTAGTCTGGGTCAGGCTCTCTTTTTTGGCGGCGTCAATAGCCAGAGCCCTGAGCAGTCCATAGGTTGACATCATCAGAATAATGGAGAACGGCAGGGCACTGGCAATAGTTGCTGCCTGCAGTGTCTTCAGTCCGCCGGCCAGCATTAGCGCCATTGCTACCGCACCGATCAGGATGGACCAGAAAACCCTTTGCCACATGGGTGGATGGTCATGACCGTTGGACGCCAGAATATCAATCACCATGGCGCTGGAGTCGGACGAAGTGACGAAAAAAATGACCACCATCAGAATGGCGATAAACGAGAGCGCTTCAGAGAATGGGAACATCTCCAGAAACGTAAACAGTGCCAGAGAGGCGTCCTGCTGAACGACGGTGGCCAGTTGTCCGGCGGTGTCGTGCATAATGGCGTAGATAGCGGTATTACCGAACACCGTCATCCACAAAAAGGTCAGGCCGGTTGGTACAAAAAGGACGCCGGTAACAAATTCACGAATGGTCCGGCCTTTGGAAATACGGGCAATGAACATACCGACAAAGGGAGACCATGACAGCCAGAATGCCCAGTAGAACAGGGTCCAGCCGCCTATCCAGTTAGTGCCTTCATAGGCGTAGAGGTTAAAAGTTTTATCGACGATACCGGACAGGTAGCTACCGGTATTCTGCACAAACATCTGCAATAGCAGTACCGTAGGCCCCAGGAGAATGATCAGCAGAACCAGGGTCATCGCCAGCAGCAGGTTGGCTTCAGAAAGAAGGCGAATACCTTTATCAAGGCCGGTGGCAACGGATAGAGTAGCCAGTGCAGTAATGGCAATAACCAGTACGACCTGTACCATCGGTGTGACGGGCAGGCCAAACAGATAATTAAGACCAGAGTTGACCTGCATCACACCCAGCCCCAGCGAGGTGGCAACGCCGAATACCGTACCCAGAATGGCAAAAATATCGACGGCGTTACCGATGGGGCCATAAATTTTGTCGCCAATAACCGGATAAAGTGCGGAGCGCATGGTCAGGGGCAGTTCATGGCGATAGCCGAAAAATGCCAGTATCAGGGCAACAATGGCGTAAATGGCCCAGGCATGCAGGCCCCAGTGGAAGAACGTCAGCGTCATTGCCTCTCTGGCAGCGTCCAGCGTACCCGCTTCGCCCACCGGTGGGCTGATGAAATGTATAACGGGTTCGGATACCCCGAAGAACATCAGGCCAATGCCCATACCGGCAGAAAACAGCATGGCAAACCAGGAGCCGAAGCTGAAATCGGGTTCCGCGTGGTCTGGTCCCAGCTTGATTTCGCCATAACGGGAAATGCCGAGGAAGGTGACACAGAGCAGGATCAGGGCGACGACCAGAACATAGAACCAGCTGATGTTGTTGTTGATACTGGTCTGCATTCGGGAAAACAGCTCACTGGCATGGCCAGGAAAGGTAACGGTGTAGGCAACCAGGGCGAGTATCAGTACCGCTGAGCCAAAAAATACGGGCGGATTTAAAGTGTGTGGTATGGGGTTTGACGATGAGGTGTTTTGCATAATTCAGGATGTGCCTGATGAAGGGGGGATGGGATAACCAGCGGACAGGGTAGTCAATGTTCTTGTCAGTCCATGATGGAGAAGCGAGATAGTATAGATCAAATTATAGGAGATCAAATTATATTTACCTTTTGATCTTTTCTTATACAGAAAATACCCGTTGTTTTTACTGTATAAATAGCGATAGTTTGAATTAAATCTATTTGATAGGTAAATTGATAGCGAGATCATCTAAAAAATAACAAAGAGTATCTGGTTTTATTATGAAATTTGCCTCTCTTGCCAGCCTTTCCCTTTCCCTTTCCCTGTCCGCAATTGCCCACCCCTCAGTCGCCG is from Endozoicomonas gorgoniicola and encodes:
- a CDS encoding C45 family autoproteolytic acyltransferase/hydolase → MQKTLIALALAVSAFGAQAKLIQHTDQIAEIKFTGSNYELGKHVGEVAGDQVLTAMGRFDKLMGIMLEGLSLDKITQTFEENGVHAKLMETSPHAGQYIKGLAESLNMSPNRLLAVGMADEAVLESQRNGGMGFLESDAPHDPSAPSKCTIFAYADGSGTAWGHYNYDYMAINYEQLIVMNHTDVDGKTKVVQTWAGLLPYGGVTKGGQAIIGNTLADEGTARQLDGGEIIEKDSTPSFHLAWEIYEGEKPQDLANIYAMYDKYTAYYSYTAVGGDSELVSVENTYADGLHITGGKALTHANHSTTKHHKFVDKAFGSKSLVRQKAADEFMKKASINTTKEEAFAFAKTEPLWKGRGDMMGTVTTTHFRVNGKKVDLYMRTDDDHKEVHISNY
- a CDS encoding BCCT family transporter, which codes for MQNTSSSNPIPHTLNPPVFFGSAVLILALVAYTVTFPGHASELFSRMQTSINNNISWFYVLVVALILLCVTFLGISRYGEIKLGPDHAEPDFSFGSWFAMLFSAGMGIGLMFFGVSEPVIHFISPPVGEAGTLDAAREAMTLTFFHWGLHAWAIYAIVALILAFFGYRHELPLTMRSALYPVIGDKIYGPIGNAVDIFAILGTVFGVATSLGLGVMQVNSGLNYLFGLPVTPMVQVVLVIAITALATLSVATGLDKGIRLLSEANLLLAMTLVLLIILLGPTVLLLQMFVQNTGSYLSGIVDKTFNLYAYEGTNWIGGWTLFYWAFWLSWSPFVGMFIARISKGRTIREFVTGVLFVPTGLTFLWMTVFGNTAIYAIMHDTAGQLATVVQQDASLALFTFLEMFPFSEALSFIAILMVVIFFVTSSDSSAMVIDILASNGHDHPPMWQRVFWSILIGAVAMALMLAGGLKTLQAATIASALPFSIILMMSTYGLLRALAIDAAKKESLTQTNLAPVMSQKSVSWQTRINNLVHFPRRAHVNRFSEDVVIPAMEAVAGELISQGINTSVELDQESSAPTLNILHGEETDFSYQVFPRAYLQPSFVLDEEDEEERKYFRAEVFLREGGQDYDIMGWNKEQVIADIVSQYEKHLHFLHMVR